The window CGGCAATTTGCCGGTTGCCCGGAAGACCAGCGACCTTGGGTTCATCTAAATGACCCGGATGTCCAGTTCGTGGCCGAGCTGTCAGATAAGGATCTGCTGCTGATGATAAATACATCCGGCCGACCACTGCATCACCGGATGCCCCGGCCCTTCATTCATTCGGCCGGACTCAAGCCCGCGCTGGCAGCTGCGCTGCTTCGGGTATCATCCTGGCAGTCGATGGGAGGATTTCTGGATCCTTTTGCCGGCGGTGGCACCATCCCGCTGGCAGCTCATTTGATGTGTACCGGCCGGGCAGCTGGAAGCTATGATGATCCTGACCGGTTTCTGCTGCGGAACCTGATGTTCCTTGATCAGGAAGCCATCGCCCGGACATTCCGGGAAATCACCGGCAAGTCCGTCCGCCCGTGCGGCGTAGCAATCCATGCCGCCGATCGGTTTATGAAAAGTATTGACGGGATGAAGGCCAATATTGATCATTTAGGTCTTCGGGGCAAGGTGACCATCCATCACGGAATTGCTGAAAAACTGAATTACCTGCCGGATGATACCGTCCGGTGTGTGATAACCAATCCGCCGTACGGGCTGCGGATCGGCAGGCCTTTCGTTATCGATCTGATATACAAAAACTTTGCACTTGCCTGCGCCCGGAAAGGCATTCACGAAGTCACTGCGCTTACGCCGCGAAAAAGATCCTGGGTATCCGCATTTGAAAACGCCGGGTACACGGAGGAGGTGTGCATGAAGATCGTATTCGGACGTCTTCAGGTATTTTTACTGAAGGTTGCACGAAAACCGTAGTCTCTTTTATTGTTGCCGAATAAAAATCGCCCTCCGTTCCGCACTGTTTGGAAAGCGGGTGCTGTCCGGAAAATGGCACTGTCCGGAATGCGGGTCACATTTCCGGACAGTGTTTAGTGTCAGAAACTATGCTGAAGTAAGGCCGGGTCGCAGCCGGCAAACTGCCGGTTCTATTTCATCAGCAGGAGCTTTTTGGATGCAACATAATCCCCGGCGCGCATGACATAGACGTACACGCCGCTGGACAGGCCTTCGGCATCAAACTGCGCTTCATGCATTCCGGCGTCCAGTTGTTCGTCGACAAGCGTATGCACGTGCCGGCCAAGGGCATCATAGATAACCAGCTCTACGTGGGATGCCTCCGGAAGCTCATACCGGATTGTGGTCTGGTTGTTGAACGGATTGGGATAATTCTGCTTGAGTCCGAACTCGTCGGGCGTATCCGGCTCATAACCCTGCTCGCCGGATGTCGCCACATTTTCAAGCGTCTGCGACTCATCGAAGTTCCCGTCCATATCGGAGTCGACATGTAGCGTGACCTCCTGGTCCTGCAGCTCATCCCAGTCATCGATTTCCACCCGGTAGGCACTGCCTTCCTCAAAGGTCACACCCTCGTGCCGGAAATAATCGGTATCACTGTAATCAGTGCGCAATTCGAGATCTAGTTCGGTCGACTCACCGTAGTTGGATACAGCAAGTCTGCCGTCGTTTTCCAGCTGGAAATCAATAGAATCTTCAGCAGAGATGCTCACATCCCGCAGGGCATACATTCGCTGCCGGGTGTCGTTGTCTTCCATGACCTCCATGTCGAACTCGTGGTCGTTTCCATATACCGAAATCGAGTTGCCGTAGCGCAGGCGGTCATCCGTATCTTGCTGACCGTCGTGATTGCGGTAGGTGTACACGGTATCACCGGAAAAGGTTTGAAAAAGTCCCTCACCACCATTGGGATAGCTCAGTTCGACATCATATTCCACATCGACCAGAAAGTACCCCATGGGATTCTGTTCGCCACCGACAAGCGGCACAATGGGAAATGATCCGGGAATGTCGCTGGTGGTCCGGTCATTTTGAAGGGATGCTTCATTGTTCATTTCGTCGGTAATGCGTATGTCGTTTTCATTTCCGAAGAATGTGTACATAAACCCGACATCGTCAAGATCGTCGATTTGATCGACCGGATTGTCCTGATCTGCGACGGTTTTCTGTTTAAGCAGGGTCGACTCGGATGCATAGCCAATGACCCGGTCGCTCAGGAACAGTCCGTGATTTCCTT of the Natronogracilivirga saccharolytica genome contains:
- a CDS encoding THUMP domain-containing protein, translated to MYSNQNRKCEVVVACERGTEGIAAQELRSFGWRPEILKRSKLYIPDVTETDLARLNMEVHTISRVYLLLARFRVSGLTEVRQAAESIDYTRFLKPGQRFGVWGKREGTHDFISQDIGRETGTAITRQFAGCPEDQRPWVHLNDPDVQFVAELSDKDLLLMINTSGRPLHHRMPRPFIHSAGLKPALAAALLRVSSWQSMGGFLDPFAGGGTIPLAAHLMCTGRAAGSYDDPDRFLLRNLMFLDQEAIARTFREITGKSVRPCGVAIHAADRFMKSIDGMKANIDHLGLRGKVTIHHGIAEKLNYLPDDTVRCVITNPPYGLRIGRPFVIDLIYKNFALACARKGIHEVTALTPRKRSWVSAFENAGYTEEVCMKIVFGRLQVFLLKVARKP